One Corallococcus macrosporus DNA window includes the following coding sequences:
- a CDS encoding cytochrome-c peroxidase has product MLLLTLGGPLACEVAPVPGALSLDPRASRSPGDAAPETPEAFQASAVFEATLREDAQASGGLKPVERLGKLLFFDRRLSEPMGQACAVCHGPEVGWTGPEVLINLTGSVYEGAVRGRFGNRKPPSSAYATQAPILHRVTPGQADFVGGNFWDGRATGEELGNPAADQAQGPFLNPVEQNNPSEAAVVAKVCGGPYGGLFRSVWGADICGDVPRAYDDIARSIAAYEGSREVNAFSSKYDAYLARRARLTPQEQWGLKLFEGKARCDKCHPSQRGPGGEPPLFTDYTFENLGVPRNLLNPWYWQLQFNPDGPFWIDTGLGGFLQTRQDHAASARANLGKVKVPTLRNVDKRPFPGFTKAYAHNGYFKSLESIVHFYNTRDVLPVCTGSASGTPGVDCWPLPEVGLNINTQTVGNLGLSPQEEQALVAFLRTLSDGYIR; this is encoded by the coding sequence ATGTTGCTGCTGACGCTGGGTGGGCCGCTGGCGTGTGAAGTCGCCCCGGTACCGGGGGCGCTGAGCCTGGATCCGCGCGCGAGCAGGAGCCCCGGTGACGCCGCACCGGAGACGCCGGAGGCCTTCCAGGCTTCGGCGGTCTTCGAGGCCACGCTGCGCGAGGATGCGCAGGCGTCCGGTGGGCTGAAGCCCGTGGAGCGGCTGGGCAAACTGCTCTTCTTCGACCGCCGGCTCTCCGAGCCCATGGGCCAGGCCTGTGCCGTCTGTCATGGCCCCGAGGTGGGCTGGACGGGCCCTGAAGTGCTCATCAACCTCACGGGCTCCGTCTATGAGGGCGCCGTGCGGGGGCGCTTTGGCAACCGCAAGCCGCCGTCGTCCGCCTACGCCACGCAGGCGCCCATCCTCCACCGGGTGACGCCTGGACAGGCTGACTTCGTGGGCGGCAACTTCTGGGATGGCCGGGCCACTGGCGAGGAGCTGGGCAACCCCGCGGCGGACCAGGCGCAGGGGCCCTTCCTCAACCCGGTGGAGCAGAACAACCCCAGCGAGGCCGCCGTGGTGGCAAAGGTCTGCGGCGGGCCGTACGGCGGCCTCTTCCGGTCCGTCTGGGGCGCTGACATCTGCGGCGACGTGCCGCGCGCGTATGACGACATCGCCAGGTCCATCGCCGCGTACGAGGGCTCTCGCGAGGTCAATGCCTTCTCATCGAAGTACGACGCGTACCTCGCGCGCCGCGCGCGGCTCACCCCGCAGGAGCAATGGGGCCTGAAGCTCTTCGAGGGCAAGGCCCGCTGCGACAAGTGTCACCCGAGCCAGCGCGGCCCGGGCGGCGAGCCACCGCTCTTCACCGACTACACCTTCGAGAACCTGGGCGTCCCGCGCAACCTGCTCAATCCCTGGTACTGGCAGCTCCAGTTCAACCCGGACGGGCCCTTCTGGATCGACACGGGCCTGGGGGGCTTTCTCCAGACGCGACAGGACCATGCCGCGTCCGCGCGCGCCAATCTGGGCAAGGTCAAGGTTCCCACCCTGCGCAACGTGGACAAGCGCCCGTTCCCCGGCTTCACCAAGGCCTATGCGCACAACGGCTACTTCAAGAGCCTTGAGTCCATCGTCCACTTCTACAACACGCGAGACGTCCTGCCGGTCTGCACCGGGAGCGCGTCCGGGACGCCGGGTGTGGACTGCTGGCCGCTGCCGGAGGTGGGGTTGAACATCAACACCCAGACGGTGGGCAACCTGGGCCTGTCTCCCCAGGAGGAGCAGGCCCTCGTCGCCTTCCTGCGCACGCTGTCGGATGGCTACATCCGGTGA
- a CDS encoding TVP38/TMEM64 family protein, which translates to MNASPPPQDGRHGLPAAWGRAFVLALLLAGLALLASSEAFQSLLRRGLDAAAPVISAHPFWGAVLFVLLSALSALLAFFSSALLLPVALQAWGKAVCALLLWAGWMLGGACAYGMARAWGRPVIRRLTSASLLARYEERISRRTPFGVVLLFQLAVPSEIPGYVLGLARYGLRRYLAVLALAELPYAVGTVYLGASVLEQRTSVLLGLGAAGILAGLWAFHLLRKRLGARPPSG; encoded by the coding sequence TTGAATGCCTCCCCCCCACCGCAGGACGGGCGTCATGGGCTTCCGGCCGCGTGGGGGCGGGCGTTCGTTCTGGCACTGCTGCTCGCCGGCCTCGCGCTGCTCGCCTCCTCGGAGGCGTTCCAGTCCCTGCTGCGCCGGGGCCTCGACGCGGCCGCGCCCGTCATCTCCGCGCATCCCTTCTGGGGCGCCGTGCTCTTCGTCCTGCTCTCCGCGCTGTCCGCGCTGCTGGCCTTCTTCTCCAGCGCGCTGCTGCTGCCGGTGGCGCTCCAGGCCTGGGGCAAGGCGGTCTGCGCGCTCCTGCTCTGGGCGGGCTGGATGCTGGGCGGCGCGTGCGCGTATGGCATGGCCCGCGCCTGGGGCAGGCCCGTCATCCGCAGGCTCACCTCCGCCAGCCTGCTGGCCCGTTACGAGGAGCGCATCTCCCGGCGCACCCCCTTTGGCGTGGTGCTCCTCTTCCAGCTCGCCGTCCCCTCTGAAATCCCGGGGTACGTGCTCGGCCTCGCGCGCTATGGCCTGCGCCGCTACCTGGCCGTGCTCGCCCTGGCGGAGCTGCCCTACGCGGTGGGCACGGTCTACCTGGGCGCCAGCGTCCTGGAGCAGCGCACGTCCGTGCTGCTGGGCCTGGGCGCGGCCGGCATCCTCGCCGGCCTGTGGGCCTTCCACCTGCTGCGCAAGCGACTCGGCGCGCGGCCGCCCTCCGGTTGA
- a CDS encoding DUF4091 domain-containing protein, with product MQSIKWALACLLLGWSQVAAAHPSRPAVWAESAMVKVRPETPPRCQRSISLTVARNEFASFQVVLHGGTTGLRGVSAVLPELRAGRSRIQGGDVLLYREAFLDITTPTPPGTTPGRWPDGLVPDVDEVVGEKRLAFPFDVPAGEARAVWVDVHVPSNARPGNYRGTVTVRGEGFTSRVEVRLQVVDAVLPSTSSLRSAFLLWPPHVCRAFTGDPVCPVDTQVRLLKLFHRMALEHRLTLASAFPREVNLPTWDLPDYETFNERWGPFLDGTAPNRLNGARMTALQYLGPANGASLTEFQTEAEARGWLSRSFDYVGDEPPYGTSWEAVAARAELTRTAAPLLRTLLTSTVTELEAHGLLEEIDIITVLVNFIDGTQPPYVGNQRPKYNDFLAQPNRELWLYQSCASHGCVASEPPPPENVPGQGWPSYMVDRSAAKARGMQWLDFINGASGELYYQTVGLLYTAWTTQFRFNGNGDGTLFYPGLPSIIGGTTEIPLPSLRMKLIRQGMQDYEWLKLVSDAGDPAYARAVARKLIPHAWAVPDDGEAFEHARRLLIRRYLQLCRNRATPP from the coding sequence ATGCAATCCATCAAATGGGCGTTGGCGTGTCTGTTGTTGGGATGGAGTCAGGTGGCGGCGGCGCACCCGTCGCGTCCGGCCGTCTGGGCCGAGAGCGCGATGGTGAAGGTGCGCCCGGAGACGCCTCCACGCTGCCAGCGGTCCATCTCGCTGACCGTAGCGCGCAACGAGTTCGCGTCCTTCCAGGTGGTGCTTCACGGAGGCACGACAGGCCTGCGGGGCGTGAGCGCCGTCCTGCCGGAGCTGCGCGCGGGGCGCTCGCGCATCCAGGGCGGGGACGTGCTGCTCTATCGGGAGGCGTTCCTGGACATCACCACGCCCACGCCTCCGGGGACGACGCCCGGGCGGTGGCCGGACGGCCTGGTGCCGGACGTCGACGAGGTGGTGGGCGAGAAGCGTCTGGCCTTCCCCTTCGACGTGCCCGCGGGCGAGGCCCGTGCCGTCTGGGTGGACGTGCACGTGCCGTCCAACGCTCGCCCCGGAAACTACCGGGGCACCGTGACGGTGAGAGGTGAAGGCTTCACTTCGCGGGTGGAGGTGCGCCTCCAGGTGGTGGACGCCGTCCTGCCGAGCACCTCCTCCCTGCGCAGCGCCTTCCTGCTCTGGCCGCCCCACGTGTGCCGCGCCTTCACGGGAGATCCGGTGTGCCCCGTGGACACGCAGGTGCGGCTCCTGAAGCTGTTCCACCGGATGGCGCTGGAGCACCGCCTCACGCTGGCGAGCGCCTTCCCCCGGGAGGTGAACCTGCCCACGTGGGACCTGCCGGACTACGAGACGTTCAATGAGCGCTGGGGGCCGTTCCTCGACGGCACCGCCCCCAACCGGCTGAACGGTGCGCGCATGACGGCCTTGCAGTACCTGGGGCCAGCCAACGGCGCGTCCCTGACGGAGTTCCAGACGGAGGCGGAGGCGCGCGGCTGGCTGTCGCGCTCCTTCGACTACGTGGGGGACGAGCCGCCCTATGGCACCAGCTGGGAGGCCGTGGCGGCCCGCGCGGAGCTCACCCGCACGGCGGCCCCGCTTCTGCGCACGCTGCTGACCAGCACCGTCACCGAGCTGGAAGCCCACGGGCTGCTGGAGGAGATCGACATCATCACCGTGCTGGTGAACTTCATCGACGGCACCCAGCCGCCCTACGTGGGCAACCAGCGCCCGAAGTACAACGACTTCCTCGCCCAGCCCAACCGCGAGCTGTGGCTGTACCAGAGCTGCGCGAGCCACGGCTGCGTCGCGAGTGAGCCGCCGCCTCCGGAGAACGTCCCAGGCCAGGGCTGGCCCTCGTACATGGTGGACCGCTCGGCGGCCAAGGCGCGCGGCATGCAATGGCTGGACTTCATCAACGGCGCGAGCGGGGAGCTGTACTACCAGACGGTGGGCCTGCTCTACACCGCGTGGACGACGCAGTTCCGCTTCAATGGCAACGGCGACGGCACGCTCTTCTACCCGGGGCTGCCCTCCATCATCGGCGGCACCACCGAGATTCCCCTGCCCTCGCTGCGCATGAAGCTCATCCGCCAGGGCATGCAGGACTACGAATGGCTGAAGCTGGTGAGTGACGCGGGCGATCCGGCGTACGCGCGCGCGGTGGCCCGGAAGCTCATCCCGCACGCCTGGGCGGTCCCCGACGACGGCGAGGCGTTCGAGCATGCGCGGCGGCTGCTCATCCGCCGCTATCTGCAACTGTGCCGGAACCGGGCCACGCCCCCGTGA
- a CDS encoding phosphoribosyltransferase, protein MYFEDRVDAGRRLARRLQEGGYTGEDTVVVGLPRGGVPVAYEVAAALGAPLDVCIVRKVGAPSYPELGLGAVAEGGVVSLNRQLMDEMDVTEDDLRGPIRQKAREVEERVARFRQGSAPPRREGQCIILVDDDIATGATIRAALQVLRAWKPARLVLAVPVADTLTLNGLRPLVDDVVCAFSTRELCSIGQWYADFRQVPDEEVTDLLAAARSTFARRPSPATGAGHPEPPRGMGPA, encoded by the coding sequence ATGTACTTCGAGGACCGGGTGGATGCGGGCCGGCGGCTCGCGCGAAGGCTGCAGGAGGGCGGATACACCGGCGAGGACACCGTCGTCGTGGGACTGCCCCGGGGCGGGGTTCCCGTCGCCTACGAGGTGGCGGCGGCGCTGGGCGCTCCGCTGGACGTCTGCATCGTGCGCAAGGTGGGCGCGCCGAGCTACCCGGAGCTGGGCCTGGGGGCGGTGGCGGAGGGAGGCGTCGTGTCCCTCAACCGGCAGCTGATGGACGAGATGGACGTCACGGAGGACGACCTCCGCGGGCCCATCCGCCAGAAGGCCCGGGAAGTGGAGGAACGCGTCGCGCGCTTCCGCCAGGGCTCGGCGCCGCCGCGACGGGAGGGACAGTGCATCATCCTCGTCGATGACGACATCGCGACGGGGGCCACCATCCGGGCGGCCCTCCAGGTGCTGCGCGCGTGGAAGCCCGCGCGCCTCGTCCTCGCCGTCCCCGTGGCGGACACCTTGACGCTCAACGGGCTGAGGCCGCTGGTGGATGACGTGGTGTGCGCGTTCTCCACGCGTGAGCTGTGCTCGATTGGCCAGTGGTACGCCGACTTCCGCCAGGTGCCCGACGAGGAGGTGACGGACCTGCTGGCGGCGGCGCGGAGCACCTTCGCGCGGCGCCCCTCGCCCGCCACCGGCGCTGGCCACCCCGAACCGCCGCGGGGCATGGGCCCGGCGTGA
- a CDS encoding polysaccharide deacetylase family protein has product MPPFSRSLQAARAFGLSLFMMTLACQDSEPEEALEQQSPRLVLEPGQLVVSITFDDARASQVNAASLLEARGLRGTFFVSSGRLGLPGYLTLAQLRSFQAAGHEVGGHTVSHVQLPTLDVDSQRRQVCDDRVALMNAGLRVTSFAYPSGARDATTEQVVIDCNYNSARESGGLRTPDSCAGCPYAETVPPQDAFAIRNHGSVQRTQTLADLQGLVLRAESAGGGWVPIAFHEICPGPCPTSETYGINVSTFTAFLDWLAARASRGTFVRTVDQVIGGAVKPPVNGPPLPDAGTPPPTQLLKNPSLETDSNADGAPDCWQRGGYGANAFTWARTSDAHSGSWAQRLSLTSYSSGDRKLISLQDLGACAPPLTTGHRYRVSAWYKATAAPLFKAYYRNASGGWVWWAQSALLPTRGTYGYAEWTTPAAPAAGLRLSVGLALERVGTLTLDDFRLEDLGTSPFTPLEPGPPPAP; this is encoded by the coding sequence ATGCCCCCCTTCTCCCGCTCCCTCCAGGCCGCCCGCGCGTTCGGGTTGTCATTGTTCATGATGACGCTGGCGTGCCAGGACTCCGAACCCGAAGAAGCGCTGGAACAGCAGTCGCCGCGCCTCGTCCTGGAGCCCGGGCAGCTCGTCGTGTCCATCACCTTCGATGACGCGCGGGCCAGCCAAGTCAACGCGGCATCGTTGTTGGAGGCGCGCGGCCTGCGCGGGACCTTCTTCGTCAGCAGCGGGCGACTGGGCCTCCCGGGCTACCTGACCCTTGCACAGCTCCGGAGCTTCCAGGCCGCGGGCCACGAGGTGGGCGGCCACACGGTGTCCCACGTCCAGCTCCCCACGCTGGACGTGGACTCCCAGCGCCGCCAGGTGTGTGACGACCGCGTGGCCCTGATGAACGCGGGGCTGCGGGTGACGTCGTTCGCGTATCCGTCCGGAGCCCGGGACGCGACCACCGAGCAGGTCGTCATCGATTGCAACTACAACTCCGCGCGGGAGTCCGGCGGCCTGCGCACGCCGGACAGCTGCGCGGGCTGTCCGTACGCGGAGACCGTTCCGCCGCAGGACGCCTTCGCCATCCGCAACCACGGCTCCGTCCAGAGAACTCAGACGCTGGCGGACCTGCAGGGGCTGGTGCTGCGCGCTGAGTCCGCAGGCGGGGGTTGGGTGCCCATCGCCTTCCACGAAATCTGCCCGGGGCCGTGCCCGACGTCCGAGACGTACGGCATCAACGTGTCCACCTTCACCGCCTTCCTGGACTGGCTCGCGGCGCGCGCCTCGCGAGGCACCTTCGTGCGCACGGTGGATCAGGTCATCGGTGGCGCGGTGAAGCCGCCCGTCAACGGGCCGCCGCTGCCCGACGCGGGCACGCCCCCTCCCACGCAGTTGCTGAAGAATCCGTCGCTGGAGACCGACAGCAACGCGGACGGAGCGCCCGACTGCTGGCAGCGCGGCGGCTATGGCGCCAACGCCTTCACGTGGGCCCGGACCTCGGACGCGCATTCAGGGAGCTGGGCCCAGCGCTTGAGCCTCACCAGCTACTCCAGCGGGGATCGCAAGCTCATCTCCCTGCAGGACCTGGGAGCGTGCGCACCGCCGCTCACGACGGGCCACCGCTACCGGGTGTCGGCCTGGTACAAGGCCACCGCCGCGCCCCTCTTCAAGGCGTACTACCGCAACGCATCGGGAGGCTGGGTGTGGTGGGCCCAGAGCGCCCTGCTGCCCACGCGAGGAACCTACGGTTACGCCGAGTGGACGACACCCGCCGCGCCGGCCGCGGGGCTGAGATTGAGCGTGGGGCTGGCCCTGGAGCGAGTGGGCACGCTGACCCTGGATGACTTCAGACTCGAGGACCTGGGCACGAGCCCCTTCACACCGCTGGAGCCGGGACCGCCGCCAGCCCCCTGA
- a CDS encoding HAD-IC family P-type ATPase codes for MKIHHLTVLRRLSDTQLQIALEAPEVLFARVAPVDKRRVVMALKRKREVVAVTGDGVNDAPALKEAHIGIAMGRSGTDVAREAADVVLADDHFASIVAAVEEGRAVYSNIRKFLTYILTSNVPELVPYLAFVLLRIPLPLSILQILAVDLGTDMLPALALGAEPPHARVMQQPPSDFRKRLLDAPLLLRAYLFLGVMEAAAGMAAFFFVLSRGGWRYGEPLAWNAPLHAQAMAACLGAIVVMQVCNVLLCRTERAPTFSVRLRDNPLLFVGVAVELLLLAFILYTPWGQRVFATAPVPAAAWLFVLPFAAGMLVLEEGRKAWVRRRQRGGRGIPGRAVQPPGAMGPSAPLRRFPSQDPGRSPP; via the coding sequence ATGAAGATCCATCACCTCACGGTGCTGCGGCGGCTGTCGGACACGCAGCTGCAGATCGCGCTGGAGGCACCCGAGGTGCTCTTCGCCCGCGTGGCGCCGGTGGACAAGCGGCGCGTGGTGATGGCGCTCAAGCGCAAGCGCGAGGTGGTGGCCGTCACCGGCGACGGCGTGAACGACGCGCCAGCCCTGAAGGAGGCGCACATCGGCATCGCCATGGGCCGGTCGGGGACGGACGTTGCGCGCGAGGCCGCGGACGTGGTGCTCGCGGACGACCACTTCGCCAGCATCGTCGCCGCGGTGGAGGAGGGGCGCGCCGTCTACTCCAACATCCGCAAGTTCCTCACGTACATCCTCACCTCGAACGTCCCGGAGCTCGTCCCCTACCTGGCCTTCGTGCTGCTGCGCATCCCCCTGCCGCTGAGCATCCTGCAGATCCTCGCGGTGGACCTGGGCACGGACATGCTGCCGGCGCTGGCACTGGGCGCCGAACCGCCCCACGCGCGGGTGATGCAGCAGCCGCCGTCGGACTTCCGCAAGCGGCTGCTGGACGCGCCGCTGCTGCTGCGTGCCTACCTCTTCCTCGGCGTGATGGAGGCCGCGGCGGGGATGGCCGCCTTCTTCTTCGTCCTATCGCGCGGCGGCTGGCGCTACGGTGAGCCGCTGGCGTGGAACGCGCCGCTGCACGCGCAGGCGATGGCCGCGTGCCTGGGCGCCATCGTCGTGATGCAGGTGTGCAACGTGCTCCTGTGCCGCACGGAGCGCGCGCCCACCTTCTCCGTGCGGCTGCGCGACAACCCTCTGCTGTTCGTGGGCGTGGCGGTGGAGCTGCTGCTGCTCGCCTTCATCCTCTACACGCCGTGGGGCCAGCGCGTCTTCGCCACGGCGCCCGTGCCCGCCGCGGCGTGGCTCTTCGTGCTGCCGTTCGCGGCGGGGATGCTGGTGCTGGAGGAGGGACGCAAGGCCTGGGTCCGGCGGCGCCAGCGTGGCGGGCGGGGGATTCCAGGCCGCGCGGTGCAGCCCCCCGGGGCGATGGGGCCGTCCGCGCCCCTGCGCAGATTCCCGTCACAGGACCCTGGAAGGAGCCCGCCGTGA